The Bacteroidota bacterium genome has a window encoding:
- a CDS encoding PKD domain-containing protein has product MTTFTLAHRPLTRLLSGLLFCLFLFGQTERATAQGQSFPCVLKCRDTTICFNLPDSMVQLLPPAYAPAGPVIGNGPDCQFDSIWSNAPGVYPVGTTVVTWYVWAPPGRLDSCTMNVVRNPPSSYTISFTTSPPIVGGVINICNGQSITFNDNSTGISGLLWNFGNGYYSSNATHTEPAWHYPPGTYYDTLTVYDDCGSPHDTAFMVVVDSASGPDITCISVQCPGDTVTYHTSAVCTNYTWTVTGGTFLTPPPPTSDSCTVIWGSGPSGTISLSVSGCTPPLNCPNPTIKTVSIVPATLPIAGDTIVCSGSTSTYCVECIPGNIHNWELMPANAGTISGQGTCCLTIQWAPGFAGTVTLTLNYQNILTGSGCNLPGNCRDDHNCGGTASITIHVKPIFGISGPATVCPNVTSSPFNGMNLTTNTIEPATSWKVQTPVPSILNFATTAAFNAYTWNAGPGSYYVTAYAPAGVYCNDSAFKAVTVLDMIAPAAISGPDTVCPGVSYLYNTVPNMNGVTYNWTVTNGTIIGPANGNSVMIQWNAGGGSVNVSQTLTNPPGCTSPASATFSVYVWPPFSLPTITPSVPIACVKSTIVYSIPPSLISNGTYTWSVVPSTAGNILSANGTNQITIRWIDASNGPIFVKLKIERCYADSVMFPVNLLGLPPVPNIVAPATVCKNSLVNFSTSSPGPVWNWNFGDAGTANTQNASHTYVTAGNFNVFLAVTNANGCSDTAFTTIQVDDIPQLPVITGPASVCSGSTVTYTFTQPVFPGANYVWTVTAPGVLQAGQGTNTITVKWNSPGSGTVSLAVQSSCPPGPVTPMNVVVNALPTASIGIPSPLCIGAPLTFTGAGGVTYNWSFPGAGNVNLTNQAAPVVTYNATGNFGASLSIIDANGCTANTNVTFTINPLPLVNVTANEICNFPASVTFNTINTGGYTYLWSTGATTASITQTLTGPTTYSVTVTNAFGCTNTGSKTINGGVCNSIPGVCVVNDSIDFTSVPPLCLTTTFTKIYSGNFTGWDFGDGSNAGPISPITHTFPTPGVYNVTVQGFAIGMDAMGQPCTTSIARTHPVTIPFDAAFNVTYQCNGLGQMQTIINNTSLYLNSAASYSWNWYLDGNGTPFSSVHSPANQLFAAGPHNITLIISDPGGTLATCTLTVAVNVPVPVTAAANPPATPPFCAGTPVNFSDASFAAPTSWTWDFYNNGINLSNLQNPQFTYPAAGSFTYKLTVGDQYGCSSSTTGPITINAAGTGTITINNTFCDSIQLTASGVGPFTWSNVVSQPVPDNPFYVKQNGYYSVTGYNPSFGCPYKATVGPLTVKKSPNASISGKTQYCQGENLDLKTSTAGVTVSWNLYPSGPVLGTNPNLTIPANTAGTFTYQVTLTAANGCTATDTISVTVDPVPSSAVIVASGPLTFCEGDSVKLQVVPAAGSYLWSKSPTPPLSPPSNTNSFIWVTQSGTYSVIAQTVNGCSYPNIAPVTVTVNPLPAITITGDTIVCSGKGLSLLATQIAGATYSWVGPNFVSGANPMYQPNMQLSDAGVYTVTITSPNGCTTTRSVNVVVNPSPVAPVIQSNPGGILCEGSLFNLFVTNPAGAGHTYNWSTGQLGLSINAALVGDYWVMVTNSFGCKANSNILTIHPRPDLSCAPTGCYEFCNECDSVTIPGPAGMATYTWQIFVPNMFVYYSNSQNLTVLPPGGQFNLVATNQWGCADTTDTLNIHFEDCCPAPDLFTCLDTCENFDDNLLNDFGPDPNASNVIVSTSNVNSQGGPGDYYLFVQDQPGASGVLGSYLFDGKWCCGSFCFDFRLLNDGGVGGNVNPSVTIMSGTLGFTFTSTINANQNNGWHSVCAPITDCNPAPAGPGGAWTPVGATLPTDWTTVLSNVTEVIFPADYNAAPDEASALDNICLNSDVPDIDAGPDTTICVGSVVTLHVSGCTGTPTWSQISGDSLIPLNNGPFIDVMPLQNTCYVVTCCGYQACCCDTDTVCVNVRPLPQLQWNLPFTPVCLGSDSIYLDTANVSVFVNNNWIPLANAGGTWVFSGANVIGNYFYPNLLGPNAVTLTYTDSAGCSASLTKYIGVIFCCPDTCEADAGPDHVVCLGQPFILQTAGCDSSKWYAISGDSLVLVGNTPSVDVFPMQNTCYVLVCYEDCCVDTDTVCLTVNPPPQIQWAFAYTPVCQFADSILLDTAQITVYINNTWVPLANAPGTWSFSGVNVVGNYFYPNQLGLNAVTFTYTDSLGCSASLTKYFSVIYCCPDTCEADAGPDHVVCLGQPFILQTAGCDSSKWYAISGDSLVLVGNTPIVDVFPMQNTCYVLVCYEGCCVDTDTVCLTVNPPPQIQWAFAYTPVCQFADSILLDTAQITVYINNAWVPLANAPGTWSFSGVNVIGNYFYPNQLGPNAVTFTYTDSLGCSASLTEYFSVIYCCPDTCEADAGPDHVVCLGQPFILQTAGCDSSKWYAISGDSLVLVGNTPIVDVFPMQNTCYVLVCYEGCCVDTDTVCLTVNPPPQIQWPFSLAPVCQFSDSIYLDTALVTVYINNSWVPLANAPGTWSFSGVNVVGNYFFPNQLGSNPVVFTYTDSLGCSASITKYINVIACCLDTCDANAGPDQVICAGQPLTLQTAGCDSTTWFEIFEGELQPVGQGPIIDLFPMQSTCYVLVCSNGCCSDTDTVCVTVNPVPILQWPCFLSSICVDAGPQALSDSSILVWQGNAWIPANLAAGTGYFTGPGIFANVFTPPGIGSFLVSYTFVDTNGCSTTVTNAITVIQCGGCDTAACNCNNVPPPPPPTITIVSVDPDNCFNDGCIHATFTGCCLLFSYSYFDPCNPLLSYSIAQTPDSNIFCNLRAGNYIIYVQDACGNFTQQSVTVPLASGPLTAILNFSQCGDSVCVAVEGGCAPYTFDWGNGPTTDQCIALEERCVMRTVTITDARGCSVTKTITVPRFDFVAVQPHCCLNNGSICIEGCFGPQPYFYSWSNGATTSCIAGLGAGTYCVTVTNRDGEQFTCCYTLSDAGFVPPSVSFNFSNCGSMVTAVINGNGCGNYSYHWQNNSTEPFFEGANACDSLTFTIVGCDGSQHHYGFRVPAVLPSISPVSCATGLGSICIDLQCYRGNVTGYFWTGVPIGAGSSCVAVPPGTYTVCITNDYGDMICCNVFLPPVTGGGPLVTLSSTPVGCLGINDGTASSTVSGGSPPYTYAWSNGATTPSIAGLAAGLYTLTVTDANGCSTTLSVVVRRSFCPIDLHLDILIEGFTLSGTVAAPMGNGGSGGCLFLNGTSTNPADVDSINIALVDSASGLVGLEGVGIVQDDGSVAVSWSDSLLIGERCYIRVRHRNSLETWSAVPLTVQSVMSYDFSSSAGSAYGANLRELGNGRFALWSGDVNQDQLIEASDYTAVENAALNFVFGYVPTDLTGDLLVEATDYSIVENNMMLFLFTIQP; this is encoded by the coding sequence ATGACCACCTTTACGCTTGCACATCGCCCGTTGACGCGACTCCTTTCGGGTCTGCTTTTCTGCCTGTTTCTGTTTGGCCAGACGGAGCGGGCGACCGCGCAGGGGCAGAGTTTTCCCTGCGTGTTGAAATGCCGGGATACGACCATCTGTTTCAACCTGCCGGATTCGATGGTGCAATTGCTGCCACCCGCCTACGCACCGGCGGGACCGGTGATCGGCAATGGACCCGATTGCCAGTTCGATTCCATCTGGAGCAATGCGCCGGGCGTGTATCCGGTCGGTACCACGGTCGTGACCTGGTATGTATGGGCTCCTCCCGGACGACTGGATTCCTGCACGATGAACGTAGTGCGCAATCCACCATCCTCGTATACGATCAGTTTTACCACCAGTCCGCCGATCGTCGGTGGCGTGATCAACATCTGTAACGGACAATCGATCACCTTCAACGACAACTCCACCGGTATCAGTGGTTTGTTGTGGAACTTCGGGAATGGTTATTACAGCAGCAACGCGACGCATACCGAACCGGCCTGGCATTATCCGCCCGGAACGTATTACGATACTCTGACGGTCTACGACGATTGCGGTTCACCGCACGATACGGCCTTCATGGTGGTGGTGGATTCGGCTTCGGGTCCGGATATCACCTGCATTTCGGTACAGTGTCCGGGCGACACGGTTACCTATCACACCAGCGCGGTGTGTACGAATTATACCTGGACGGTGACGGGCGGCACCTTCCTGACACCACCGCCTCCCACATCGGATTCCTGTACGGTGATCTGGGGCAGTGGTCCCTCGGGTACGATCTCGCTCAGCGTCAGTGGTTGTACACCGCCGCTCAACTGCCCGAACCCGACGATCAAGACCGTCAGCATCGTTCCCGCGACATTACCGATCGCGGGTGATACGATCGTCTGTTCCGGTTCCACCTCGACGTATTGTGTCGAATGCATCCCGGGTAATATTCACAACTGGGAACTGATGCCGGCAAACGCCGGGACCATCAGCGGGCAGGGGACCTGTTGCCTGACGATCCAGTGGGCGCCGGGATTTGCCGGAACAGTGACCTTGACCCTGAACTACCAGAACATCCTCACCGGATCGGGTTGTAATCTGCCGGGCAACTGTCGCGATGACCACAACTGCGGCGGTACTGCTTCCATCACCATTCATGTGAAGCCCATCTTCGGGATATCGGGTCCTGCTACGGTTTGCCCGAACGTGACGAGTTCGCCCTTCAACGGCATGAACCTCACGACCAACACCATCGAGCCTGCCACGAGTTGGAAGGTACAGACGCCGGTACCTTCGATTCTCAACTTCGCTACCACGGCGGCCTTCAATGCATACACCTGGAATGCCGGCCCCGGCTCGTACTACGTGACGGCCTATGCGCCGGCGGGAGTCTACTGTAACGACTCCGCCTTCAAGGCCGTGACCGTACTCGACATGATCGCACCGGCCGCGATCAGCGGGCCGGATACCGTTTGTCCGGGTGTCTCGTATCTGTACAACACCGTTCCGAATATGAACGGTGTCACGTACAACTGGACCGTGACGAACGGAACGATCATCGGCCCCGCGAACGGGAACAGCGTGATGATCCAGTGGAACGCGGGAGGCGGTAGTGTAAACGTATCGCAGACGCTGACCAATCCTCCGGGATGTACCAGTCCTGCATCGGCCACGTTCAGCGTTTATGTCTGGCCGCCCTTCAGTCTGCCGACCATCACACCGAGTGTACCGATCGCCTGTGTGAAGAGCACGATCGTTTATTCGATACCGCCCTCCCTGATCAGCAACGGTACGTACACCTGGTCCGTGGTTCCCTCTACTGCCGGGAATATCTTGTCGGCGAACGGGACGAACCAGATCACGATCCGATGGATCGACGCATCGAACGGACCGATCTTCGTGAAGTTGAAAATCGAGCGGTGCTATGCCGACTCGGTGATGTTCCCGGTGAATTTGCTGGGCTTGCCGCCGGTGCCGAACATCGTGGCGCCCGCTACGGTCTGCAAGAACAGCCTGGTGAACTTCTCCACTTCGAGTCCGGGACCGGTTTGGAATTGGAACTTCGGTGACGCGGGAACCGCCAATACGCAGAATGCCTCGCATACGTATGTAACCGCAGGTAATTTCAATGTATTCCTTGCCGTGACGAACGCGAACGGATGTTCAGACACGGCCTTCACGACCATCCAAGTCGATGACATACCGCAGTTGCCGGTGATTACCGGTCCGGCTTCGGTTTGTTCGGGCAGTACGGTTACTTATACGTTCACGCAGCCGGTATTTCCTGGCGCCAATTACGTCTGGACTGTCACGGCACCGGGGGTGCTACAGGCAGGCCAGGGGACCAACACGATCACGGTGAAATGGAATTCGCCGGGCTCTGGAACCGTGTCGCTGGCGGTGCAGTCGAGTTGTCCGCCGGGACCAGTTACTCCAATGAATGTAGTGGTCAACGCGCTGCCTACCGCCTCGATCGGTATTCCATCCCCTCTGTGTATCGGTGCGCCCTTGACCTTTACGGGAGCGGGCGGGGTGACCTACAACTGGAGTTTCCCGGGTGCGGGAAATGTGAATCTCACCAACCAGGCAGCGCCGGTGGTGACCTACAATGCTACCGGCAATTTCGGCGCGAGTCTTTCGATCATTGACGCGAACGGTTGTACGGCCAATACGAACGTGACGTTTACGATCAATCCCTTACCACTGGTGAACGTGACGGCGAATGAGATCTGTAATTTCCCAGCCAGTGTCACCTTCAATACGATCAATACCGGTGGTTATACCTATCTCTGGAGCACCGGCGCTACGACCGCGTCGATCACGCAAACCCTGACGGGTCCGACGACCTATTCCGTTACCGTCACCAACGCGTTCGGGTGTACCAACACCGGATCGAAAACCATCAACGGCGGTGTCTGCAATTCGATTCCGGGCGTATGCGTCGTGAACGACAGTATTGATTTCACTTCGGTGCCGCCTTTGTGTCTTACCACGACATTCACGAAGATCTACAGTGGCAATTTCACCGGCTGGGATTTCGGAGACGGCAGCAATGCCGGGCCGATCAGTCCGATCACCCATACCTTCCCGACACCCGGTGTTTACAATGTGACTGTGCAGGGATTCGCCATTGGTATGGATGCGATGGGGCAACCGTGTACCACGTCCATTGCACGAACGCATCCGGTTACGATTCCATTCGACGCTGCCTTCAATGTGACCTACCAGTGTAACGGCCTGGGGCAGATGCAGACAATCATCAACAATACTTCGTTGTATCTGAACAGCGCGGCATCCTATAGTTGGAACTGGTACCTCGACGGAAACGGAACGCCGTTCAGTTCGGTCCACTCTCCAGCGAATCAGTTGTTCGCCGCCGGTCCGCACAACATCACCCTGATCATCAGCGATCCGGGTGGGACCCTGGCCACTTGTACGCTGACCGTTGCGGTCAATGTGCCCGTACCCGTCACGGCGGCCGCGAATCCGCCGGCAACTCCGCCGTTTTGTGCGGGTACGCCGGTGAACTTCTCTGACGCTTCGTTTGCAGCGCCTACTTCCTGGACCTGGGATTTTTACAACAACGGTATCAACTTGTCCAACTTGCAGAATCCGCAGTTCACCTACCCGGCAGCGGGAAGCTTCACGTACAAGCTGACGGTCGGTGACCAATACGGTTGCAGCAGTTCGACGACCGGACCGATCACCATCAACGCGGCGGGTACGGGTACGATCACGATCAACAACACCTTCTGTGATTCCATTCAACTCACCGCATCCGGAGTAGGACCGTTCACCTGGTCGAACGTTGTCAGTCAACCGGTACCGGATAATCCATTCTACGTAAAGCAAAACGGCTACTATTCGGTTACCGGTTACAATCCTTCTTTCGGTTGTCCGTACAAAGCCACGGTCGGTCCGCTGACGGTAAAGAAATCGCCGAACGCGTCCATCTCCGGTAAAACGCAGTATTGTCAGGGTGAAAACCTCGATCTGAAGACCAGCACGGCGGGTGTTACTGTTTCGTGGAACCTGTATCCGTCGGGACCGGTGCTCGGTACCAATCCCAACCTGACGATTCCCGCGAACACTGCGGGCACCTTCACTTATCAGGTTACGCTGACAGCAGCGAATGGTTGTACGGCTACGGATACGATCTCAGTAACGGTGGATCCGGTTCCATCTTCCGCGGTGATCGTGGCTTCAGGTCCGTTGACCTTCTGCGAAGGCGACTCGGTGAAATTGCAGGTTGTTCCTGCCGCCGGCAGTTACCTCTGGTCAAAGTCGCCCACCCCGCCTTTGTCGCCCCCGTCGAATACCAATTCGTTCATCTGGGTTACGCAGAGTGGCACCTATTCCGTAATCGCTCAGACGGTGAACGGATGTTCCTATCCCAACATTGCTCCGGTAACGGTGACGGTCAATCCCTTGCCGGCGATCACGATCACCGGCGATACCATTGTTTGCAGCGGGAAGGGCCTCAGTTTATTGGCCACCCAGATAGCAGGTGCCACCTACAGTTGGGTAGGTCCGAATTTCGTCAGCGGTGCCAACCCGATGTACCAACCGAACATGCAATTGTCGGATGCGGGAGTGTATACGGTGACCATCACCAGCCCGAACGGTTGTACGACCACACGATCGGTGAATGTAGTCGTGAATCCGAGTCCGGTTGCTCCGGTCATTCAATCGAATCCCGGCGGTATCCTGTGTGAGGGCAGCTTGTTCAATCTCTTTGTAACCAATCCTGCAGGCGCAGGGCACACTTATAACTGGAGTACCGGACAACTGGGCTTGAGTATCAATGCTGCTTTGGTGGGCGACTATTGGGTAATGGTCACCAACTCATTCGGTTGTAAAGCCAACAGCAACATCCTGACCATTCATCCGCGTCCGGATCTGAGTTGCGCGCCAACCGGATGTTATGAATTCTGCAACGAGTGTGATTCGGTTACGATTCCCGGTCCCGCCGGCATGGCAACCTACACCTGGCAGATCTTCGTCCCGAACATGTTCGTATACTACAGCAACAGCCAGAATCTGACCGTGCTTCCTCCGGGCGGACAGTTCAACCTGGTGGCTACTAACCAATGGGGTTGCGCGGATACTACGGATACGCTCAATATTCACTTTGAAGATTGTTGTCCGGCTCCGGACCTGTTTACCTGTCTCGATACCTGTGAGAATTTCGACGATAACCTGCTGAACGATTTCGGGCCTGATCCGAATGCATCGAATGTGATCGTCTCCACTTCGAATGTCAATTCGCAGGGCGGGCCGGGTGATTATTATCTGTTCGTACAGGACCAGCCCGGCGCTTCGGGTGTGTTGGGCAGTTATCTGTTCGACGGGAAATGGTGTTGCGGAAGTTTCTGTTTTGATTTCCGGTTGTTGAACGACGGCGGAGTGGGTGGTAACGTGAATCCTTCCGTTACCATCATGAGCGGCACGCTCGGTTTCACCTTTACTTCTACGATCAATGCCAATCAGAACAACGGCTGGCATTCGGTCTGTGCGCCGATCACGGATTGCAATCCTGCTCCTGCCGGACCCGGCGGAGCCTGGACGCCGGTAGGAGCGACCTTGCCGACCGACTGGACAACCGTCTTGTCGAACGTTACGGAAGTGATCTTCCCCGCGGATTACAATGCCGCGCCGGATGAAGCGAGCGCGCTCGACAATATCTGTCTCAATTCGGATGTGCCCGATATCGATGCAGGTCCGGATACTACGATTTGTGTCGGTTCGGTTGTCACCCTGCACGTAAGCGGTTGTACGGGTACACCGACCTGGTCGCAGATCTCCGGTGATTCTTTGATCCCGTTGAACAACGGGCCGTTCATCGATGTCATGCCCTTGCAAAATACCTGCTATGTCGTTACCTGTTGCGGCTACCAGGCTTGTTGTTGTGATACCGATACGGTTTGTGTCAACGTGCGGCCGCTCCCGCAACTGCAATGGAATCTTCCGTTCACCCCCGTATGTCTGGGAAGTGATTCGATCTACCTTGATACGGCGAATGTTTCGGTATTTGTGAACAACAATTGGATCCCGCTCGCCAACGCAGGTGGCACCTGGGTATTCAGCGGCGCCAATGTGATCGGAAATTATTTCTACCCGAACCTGCTCGGGCCGAATGCTGTCACGTTGACCTATACGGATTCTGCCGGCTGCAGCGCGAGCCTGACCAAGTACATCGGCGTGATTTTCTGTTGTCCCGATACCTGCGAGGCGGATGCCGGCCCGGATCATGTTGTCTGCCTTGGTCAGCCGTTCATCCTACAGACGGCCGGCTGTGATTCGTCCAAATGGTACGCGATCTCCGGCGATTCCCTGGTTCTGGTCGGAAATACGCCATCTGTGGACGTGTTTCCGATGCAGAATACCTGCTATGTCCTGGTGTGCTATGAAGACTGCTGTGTTGATACGGATACTGTCTGTCTGACGGTCAACCCACCGCCCCAGATTCAATGGGCGTTCGCCTACACGCCGGTCTGCCAATTCGCTGATTCCATTCTCCTGGATACCGCACAGATCACGGTATACATCAACAATACCTGGGTACCCTTGGCGAATGCGCCGGGAACCTGGAGTTTCTCGGGTGTGAACGTAGTAGGGAACTACTTCTATCCGAATCAGCTTGGACTGAATGCCGTGACCTTTACCTACACCGACAGCCTGGGTTGCAGCGCGTCGCTTACCAAGTATTTCAGCGTGATCTACTGTTGTCCCGATACCTGCGAGGCGGATGCCGGCCCGGATCATGTTGTCTGCCTTGGTCAGCCGTTCATTCTGCAGACGGCCGGCTGTGATTCCTCGAAATGGTACGCGATCTCCGGCGATTCGCTGGTTTTGGTCGGCAATACTCCGATTGTGGATGTATTCCCGATGCAGAATACCTGCTATGTCCTGGTCTGCTACGAGGGTTGTTGTGTCGATACCGATACGGTTTGTCTGACGGTCAACCCGCCGCCGCAGATCCAATGGGCTTTCGCTTACACACCGGTCTGCCAGTTCGCTGATTCCATCCTCCTGGATACCGCTCAGATCACGGTATACATCAACAATGCCTGGGTGCCGTTGGCGAACGCGCCGGGTACCTGGAGTTTCTCCGGGGTGAATGTTATCGGAAACTACTTCTATCCGAACCAACTTGGTCCGAATGCCGTCACCTTTACCTACACCGACAGCCTGGGTTGCAGTGCTTCGCTTACCGAGTATTTCAGTGTGATCTACTGTTGCCCGGATACCTGCGAGGCGGATGCCGGCCCGGATCATGTTGTCTGCCTTGGTCAGCCGTTCATCCTCCAGACGGCCGGCTGCGATTCGTCCAAGTGGTACGCGATCTCCGGCGATTCCCTGGTATTAGTCGGCAATACTCCGATCGTGGATGTATTCCCGATGCAGAACACCTGCTATGTCCTGGTGTGTTACGAGGGGTGTTGTGTTGATACGGATACGGTTTGTCTGACGGTGAATCCTCCACCCCAGATCCAGTGGCCGTTCAGCCTGGCACCGGTATGTCAATTCAGCGATTCCATTTACCTGGATACCGCGCTGGTGACGGTTTATATCAACAATTCCTGGGTGCCGTTGGCGAACGCGCCGGGAACCTGGAGTTTCTCCGGTGTGAATGTGGTCGGGAACTATTTCTTCCCGAACCAATTGGGCTCCAACCCGGTTGTTTTCACCTATACCGACAGCCTCGGTTGCAGTGCGTCGATTACGAAGTATATCAATGTAATCGCCTGTTGTCTGGATACCTGTGACGCCAATGCGGGACCTGACCAGGTGATCTGCGCCGGTCAACCACTCACCTTGCAAACGGCAGGCTGTGATTCGACGACCTGGTTCGAGATCTTCGAAGGTGAATTGCAACCAGTAGGGCAGGGGCCAATCATCGACCTCTTCCCGATGCAGAGCACCTGTTATGTTCTGGTGTGCTCGAACGGTTGTTGCTCAGATACGGATACTGTCTGTGTAACCGTGAACCCCGTGCCGATCCTGCAATGGCCTTGTTTCCTGTCTTCCATCTGCGTTGATGCGGGCCCGCAGGCATTGAGTGATTCTTCGATCCTGGTTTGGCAGGGAAATGCCTGGATTCCGGCGAACCTCGCTGCCGGAACCGGGTACTTCACCGGTCCGGGCATTTTCGCGAATGTCTTCACCCCACCGGGTATCGGTTCATTCCTCGTCAGCTACACTTTTGTCGATACCAACGGTTGCTCGACTACGGTGACGAACGCGATCACGGTCATCCAGTGTGGCGGTTGCGATACGGCAGCATGCAACTGTAACAATGTTCCGCCGCCTCCGCCACCGACCATTACCATCGTCAGCGTCGATCCCGACAATTGCTTCAACGACGGTTGCATACATGCCACGTTCACGGGTTGTTGTCTCCTGTTCAGTTATTCCTATTTCGATCCGTGCAACCCGCTCTTATCGTACAGCATCGCGCAGACGCCGGATTCCAACATCTTCTGCAACCTGCGGGCAGGTAACTATATCATCTATGTTCAGGATGCCTGTGGCAATTTCACGCAGCAGAGTGTGACCGTCCCCTTGGCCAGCGGTCCGTTGACGGCCATCCTGAATTTTTCGCAGTGCGGAGATTCGGTTTGTGTGGCAGTGGAGGGCGGATGTGCTCCTTACACCTTCGATTGGGGCAATGGCCCTACTACGGATCAGTGCATTGCCCTGGAGGAGCGTTGTGTTATGCGTACAGTGACCATCACCGATGCCCGTGGTTGCAGTGTCACGAAAACGATCACGGTTCCGCGCTTTGATTTCGTAGCGGTCCAACCGCATTGTTGTCTGAACAACGGCAGTATCTGCATCGAGGGTTGCTTCGGACCGCAACCGTATTTCTACTCCTGGAGCAACGGAGCCACGACTTCCTGCATAGCAGGACTGGGTGCGGGAACGTATTGTGTAACCGTTACCAATCGTGACGGAGAGCAATTCACCTGTTGCTACACCTTGTCGGATGCCGGATTTGTTCCGCCTTCCGTCAGTTTCAATTTCTCCAACTGCGGCAGCATGGTAACAGCGGTGATCAACGGAAACGGATGCGGCAATTATTCTTATCACTGGCAGAATAACAGCACTGAACCGTTCTTCGAGGGCGCGAATGCCTGTGATTCACTCACCTTTACGATCGTTGGCTGTGACGGAAGTCAACACCACTACGGGTTCCGTGTGCCAGCGGTTTTGCCCTCCATTTCGCCGGTCAGCTGCGCGACAGGGCTTGGATCAATTTGCATCGACCTGCAATGTTACCGGGGGAATGTGACGGGATATTTCTGGACCGGCGTCCCGATCGGAGCAGGTTCGAGTTGTGTCGCGGTGCCTCCCGGCACCTATACAGTTTGCATCACGAACGACTATGGTGATATGATCTGTTGCAATGTATTCCTGCCACCCGTTACGGGTGGAGGTCCGTTGGTGACGCTTAGCTCCACACCTGTGGGGTGTCTGGGTATCAACGACGGTACAGCTTCCAGCACGGTGAGCGGTGGTTCGCCACCTTATACGTATGCCTGGAGCAATGGAGCCACCACGCCTTCCATTGCAGGATTGGCAGCCGGACTCTATACGTTGACCGTCACCGATGCGAACGGATGTTCGACCACGCTTTCGGTCGTGGTGCGGCGTTCTTTCTGTCCGATCGATCTGCACCTGGATATCCTGATCGAGGGCTTTACCTTATCGGGTACCGTTGCGGCACCGATGGGCAACGGTGGTTCGGGCGGTTGTCTCTTCCTCAACGGTACCTCAACGAATCCGGCGGATGTGGATTCCATCAACATCGCGTTGGTTGATTCCGCCAGTGGTCTGGTTGGATTGGAAGGTGTGGGGATCGTTCAGGATGACGGTTCAGTTGCGGTATCCTGGTCCGACAGCCTGCTGATCGGCGAACGGTGTTACATCCGGGTGCGTCATCGTAACAGCCTGGAAACCTGGAGCGCGGTACCGCTGACCGTGCAGTCGGTCATGTCCTATGACTTCTCCAGTTCGGCCGGCAGCGCGTACGGGGCTAACCTGCGCGAACTGGGTAACGGTCGATTCGCGCTCTGGAGCGGTGATGTGAATCAGGATCAGTTGATCGAGGCCTCGGATTATACAGCGGTTGAAAACGCGGCACTGAATTTCGTCTTCGGCTATGTGCCGACTGACCTGACCGGTGACCTTTTGGTCGAAGCGACCGATTATTCCATCGTCGAGAACAACATGATGCTATTCCTGTTCACCATACAACCTTGA
- a CDS encoding transposase: MRRKFSDAFKQQVLAEHVQGRLSLSEIARKYDIEVRLLKSWMNESAASLNGRESGIPMTGEHLQK, encoded by the coding sequence ATGCGCCGGAAATTCAGTGACGCCTTCAAGCAACAGGTACTTGCGGAACACGTGCAAGGCCGGTTGTCGTTAAGCGAAATTGCCCGGAAATATGATATTGAAGTCCGGTTGCTCAAGTCCTGGATGAACGAGAGCGCTGCTTCCCTGAACGGGCGCGAGTCAGGAATACCCATGACCGGAGAGCATTTACAAAAATGA
- a CDS encoding response regulator transcription factor, which translates to MGTLSALLVDDEQKNRDSLRKLLELYCPDVQVVGEADSVEGALEALERLEPELVFLDVEMPGGTGFDFLRRAGERNFRVIFVTAHSHYAIKAIRFSAIDYLLKPVDTDDLVEAVRKAMEERSQSSAPQHQHLLESLGQAGIRKLAIPIRDGIAFLAPEEIVRLEADGTYTHVYTLQGKYTGTRNIKVYEQLLSEQGFFRAHHSHLINLRHVRNFSRVDGYFVEMADGSRVEISRRKKDEFLERMSYAGGKA; encoded by the coding sequence ATGGGCACTCTTTCGGCACTGCTGGTTGACGACGAACAGAAGAACCGCGATTCGTTGCGGAAGCTGTTGGAGCTTTATTGTCCGGACGTACAGGTAGTCGGCGAGGCGGACTCGGTGGAGGGGGCCTTGGAAGCATTGGAGCGTCTGGAGCCGGAGCTCGTCTTTTTGGATGTGGAGATGCCGGGTGGCACCGGTTTTGATTTTCTGCGACGAGCCGGGGAGCGGAATTTCCGGGTCATCTTCGTTACCGCGCATTCGCATTATGCGATCAAGGCGATCCGTTTTTCGGCGATCGATTACTTGTTGAAGCCGGTCGACACCGACGACCTGGTCGAGGCGGTGCGTAAGGCCATGGAAGAGCGTTCGCAATCCAGTGCACCGCAGCACCAGCACTTGTTGGAGAGTCTGGGGCAGGCCGGTATCCGCAAACTGGCGATCCCGATCCGTGACGGCATCGCGTTTCTTGCCCCGGAAGAGATCGTACGGTTGGAAGCGGACGGTACCTACACGCATGTCTATACCTTGCAAGGAAAGTACACCGGTACGCGTAACATCAAAGTGTATGAGCAACTCCTGAGCGAGCAGGGTTTTTTTCGCGCGCACCATTCCCACCTGATCAATCTGCGGCATGTCCGGAATTTCAGTCGGGTCGACGGCTATTTTGTCGAGATGGCCGACGGGTCGAGGGTCGAAATCTCCCGCAGAAAAAAGGACGAATTCCTGGAGCGTATGAGTTACGCGGGCGGGAAAGCCTGA